In Zingiber officinale cultivar Zhangliang chromosome 3A, Zo_v1.1, whole genome shotgun sequence, the DNA window atattattaaactCTTAAGTCAagcttatttgattatttaaaatttttatatttttaaatttatttaattaattattaaatttgatagtacaaatttattatttgttgatttgaaaaaaaatatttatattttatccaTGAATATGATTCACAATTTTATTCGTGAATATAATTCATGAATAATTCATAAtttttattcatgaatattaacaaattgaaatataaatatatttaaaattatttatttaattagtcTGATATATattaacaacataaataaagtccCACTTACCAAATTCCtcctaattaaatttattatttcagGATACTTTGTTTTTAAAtgtcaaattcttctaaaaatttctaaatcaatCCATAACCAAAATTgctatataaaagaaaaaaactaaATCAATCCAGATAAAAATTGGTGGTATCAATTTGAGATCAATTTGCAAAGTGACAAAATCAGTAACCATTTTgcaaaagtaaataaaaattttaaaataagaatccaCAATCATGCCATGCCAATGTTTTAACAATGTGACAGCAATTTGTAGCTTATATTTTGCAGGTAGAAGTAAACATCCATGGAAACTAGAACAGAATTCATTGATCTTGCATTGAAGCATCTTTATGGGAGAGAAAAAGGCAACAGAAATACAAAATCCTCAAAATATAGGAGTTTCAGAGGCATTTCACTCACACCTCCCACCTTATTCCTACTGGAATTTGAAGTTCTCAAAGTAGATTAAAAAAATGACAATGTGGAACAAACAAGCGCAACTTAGTACTTGTAGTCCTTGACATGGAGGCTCTCGGAGACGCCCGCACCTCCAGCAGCATCGCCCTTGTAGGTCCCGAGTGTCGCCTCAGAGTTCGCCTTGCACCTCGCGAGGAAAGCAGCCCTCGCATTCTCGATGTTCTCCGTCTTCCCGGCCCATGCCTTCAGGGTGCTTTGCTGCAACGCCCGTCCAAATGAGAAGGTAAGCGACCATGGCTTCTTCCCGTTGAGCTTGTTCATTGCATTGAGGTTACAAGTGGCCTCCTCCTCGCTCTGTCCTCCGGAAAGGAAGACGATGGCCGGGACAGCAGGGGGGACAGTCCTTTGGAGGGCTCGGACAGTGTGCTCAGCAATCACTTCTGGCTTCACTTTCGCAGAGTCTGCTCCAGGAGTTACCATGTTGGGTTTCAACAGAGTGCCTTCAAGGAGAACATGCTGGTCATTCAGGGCTTTGTAGCATGCAGCAAGCACCCTCTCTGTGATATCTGCACATTTTGCGATATCGTGAGAACCATCAGAAAGGATCTCTGGTTCCACAATGGGGACGAGACCATTCTCCTGGCAGATGATAGCATAGCGTGCCAATCCGTTAGCATTTGCATCGATCGACAATTGTGATGGCTCATTCGGACCGATCTTGAGAACAGCACGCCACTTTGCGAAGCGAGCCCCTGCATCGTAGTATTTCTTGCAGCGCTTGCCCAGGTCATCATGGCCCTGGGTGGTGGTCTCACCATTGGTACCAGCGAGTTCGATGGTGCCCAGGTCGACCTTAATACCAGGAAGGGCTCCACCCTCCTTGAGGACTTCAACAAATGGCTTACCAGAGGCAGTCTTTTGGTAGAGAGTCTCCTCAAACAGGATAACACCACTGATGTATTGGAGGGCACCAGGGGTACAGAAGAGAAGCTCACGAAGGGCACGGCGATTCTCCTCAACATTCTCCACATTGATGCTGGAAAGACGCTTGCCTATCGTGCCAGTTGACTCATCAGCAGCAAGAATACCTTTCCCCGGGGTGCCAATGTAGGCAGCATTGGCAATAAGCTCATCTGCAACAGGAGAGGACGCAGAGGTCAGAGTATTCAGCATCTTACTTCAACAAAATAACGATCTATAGAAACATCGACAGAATTACAGCTATCGACTCTGCAGATAACATTCTCACCTAGACAAAAGGTTTCAGAATGGTAGTAATCTAATATTATGCCAACGATCCATTGAAATGATACAAATATATTGACATCCTAGATATCCACAACTTTTTCCCGTTGCACATCATTGAATTAGGTCCATAAACAATTATGAGAAAGTATTTTGTTCTTGCTGAAATGTTTCTGTTAATTCCTTTACATGACTACATAATATATTCAAAGAAAAACACACACAGATTATGTtcattgaaaaattgaaataagGATCTTTATGTGCAAAACCTTCAACAGCAATGGTGTAAGATTTTTAGGAGTTTTTTAAAAGTAGATATGAAAGTAGAGTGCCTTCAAATTTGCTAGttgagaaagaaaaatatatgaTTTTAGGAATTCCAGCATATAGCGGATGAATAATTATTCAAGCAAAATCTTAAAATTTACAGATATGAAGAATTTCGGTAAACATCTTTCAATAAAAATTCTAAGCTAGAATACAAATTAACAAAAAACCAGCTATACTGAAAAAACTCAAATCATAATGAATATGTATCCTCTCATAGtgagatcaaaaaataaaaaataaaaaagggaaaaaaaggaGAGGGAATTGAAAATTTCCTAGTCTAGGCACTAACAGAGAGAAAATGAAGATTCAGTTGGGAGTTCGGAATGCATAGAAACTGGATCCAAAAAGAAAATCTAAGATCGTCATGTATGCTCGCATCCAGACATTTCAGTGTTAGAGAGATGAATCCACTCCCCATCACATTTACTTGATCTATAAATGGGATATTTGTTTTTATCGAAAACAGATGATCAACGAGACATCCAAGGAGAAACAAGATCTATGCAGATCACAAATCAACCATCAAAGCTTGTTCTGAATCCTAGATTTTAATGAAATTATAGTCCTATGTGATTCCATGCGCTTTGAATAGTACCAAATCTTGCGCGCAATGGATACAGACTACGACAAACCGATTCGAACAAATTCATATTCAGAAATCAGCGAAACTACGAGAGTAGTAATTCTCCAACACAATATCAACACTAGGTGTTAAAAAAACTCGATCAAAGCCGATAATTCATCAAGCACACATCGGAGAACAAACCCCATGATCAAAAACCGAAACTTTACCGTGGTATTTTCCGCAGTAGGCAGACATCTTCGAGCTCGGAACGCGAGATTTTGCGACGAGAACCGAAGAGGCGATCGAGAAGCAGAAAGAGCCACGAGCGACCGATCGATCGATGAATGATCTCCAACATGGCGGGTGGGCTCTAAATATCAATCGGGAAGCGGAGAGTGAGGACACGAGAAGCAGGTCGTCGTCGATAAGCACGGGGCGATCGTTAGGGTAAGCGGTCGCTGGCGTGCAAGATGGCGTCCTCCTGATGGCTTCCCTAAAACAATAAACGCTACTTGCATAGTTCTACCCGTATCATTCACCTCTTGTAGAGGCTTACCTAAAGTGGGACCATTCCCTTCTTTCCGAGCGCCCACTCACCTTGCGGGTACAGAAGCGGGTGATCTCCGATATTTTCGAGGCTCGGAGTTGGTTTCAACGCCCGTGCTCCGAGCCGGGCCATGAAAGGGATGGCTTCCGGTTTAATtaatgaaaataaatattttaaaaaaatcataatttattaaaaaaaaggaaagtcaATGGCCATCAAATTTATTAGTAGGTGTGGAAAATACACAATTGGGAATTatatatttaagaaaaaaaattgtaaGAGAAAAATCGATTAGCTCAACTGTAGATATAAAAGTAACAAGTTGTTCATCCAAATTATACAAAAGGGAagacactatttttttttaatagagaattaatataattataaggtttgttaattaatcttttttttaaaaaaaatatatacttactTAAATTCACATATATCAAGTGATATTGTTTATATAAAGAATAGCTAATCAAATTAAGGTTTGAATTGTCCATTAAAACAAATAAGCTccctttcaatttttttaatgtgGTAGTGTCCTCTCAGTATTAATTTTGGCACCGTTCCTGACTTGGAGGAACTATAATTTCTACCTTAattttcttaatataaaaatagaattcAATTGCAAATTCTATTCCCAAGCGGCCAAGTttgattttatttcaaatttggaCTTCTTTTATGCATGCGACATTTATAAGCAAGACATATCCCTTCTCTTTTCTCGCTGAGGCCATGATAATCAAGACCGGTCATAAATTTAGAAGGATCCGGCGTAAAATAAAAGACTTTTGTAttcatagaaaaaaataaaataaaattgcacAAAGTGGAAATGGATAATACACTTcaccattatttatttcaacaatCATTAATTgtgaaataatatatatacagtaaatatgattttaaacttagatttaaaaatatggatctcattttatatatatatatatatatatatatatatatatatatataattattgaaGTAATAAGTTAAATGGGTTAATATTTGTAGTTGGGTCAAAAGTTGAATCAGTTTATTAGTAAATTTTTTCACCAATCCTTTATGTAAAATCTTATTCCGTCGAAATTTTTGTCACATTTTTCTCCTTCTCGCTTTCCACTCAATGCCTGACGACGACTCCTCGCATTTTCTCCCCCTCGCATTTTCTTCCCGATGCGCTACAGCCATCCGATGGTAGCCTTCTCCTTTGTCGTTTTCTCCTCGATGCATGACAACAACCTTCTCCTTCAATGTTTTCTCTCTGGCGCACAAGAGCCACCCGACGCTAGGTTTCTTCCCTCTCCACCCCTTCTTTCCTATGTTGTTCAATTAATGTTTTTCCTATAGATATctcttctttttgttttgttttgttttgtttgtttgtaaaaaaaatgatgattTGCTAATCACAACTCCTTTCTTCAACCTTGTTGATGCGGTGATAGAAGGAGACCTACTTGACACGAGGTTAACTAttaaggtggaggtcaaagtcaagggggTTAACATCCAAGTGTCAAAGGGCCGAAAGGGGGACAATTGTGACGGTCGATCGGGTCAGTCAAGGTCCGATCGGTGAGAGACATGCCCAAGCGGACCACCTGTCTAGCTCGGGAGAATATGCAAGACAACTGATGCTCAGTACAGAACAGCAAGACACCAAAGGAGATGAGATAGTTTATCTAAACGGAGGAGGACATGTTACTACATAGTCACCACACGAGAATGCAATTGAGGTCGACAGAGCGAAGGGGTCATGGCTGAGCGACTATCTCACTTGGCCAACCAGCGGGACCTGTCAACGGAGCGGAGTCCTGgctgagcggctatcccgctaaGCCAAGCAACAGGATCACTGTAGTATCTCTTGACATCGTTTTAGAAGATAGTGccgctgacacgaggcatggtcgaAAGGCAGATCATAcagaggaagcttctactgtcttgtcagggatatgcatgccctgttaaggtatgatgtcggAGGTACTTTCTTGATAGGTCCTTTCATGAGATGTATTGGAGAATGCACCCATGCCTCAAGGAGCATACACGTCGCCCACCAAGattctatataaaggagggtccatCACCGGCCAAGGTACGCGTGATTACTGTTTAGTGCTAGTTCTACTGTTGCTTTGCTTCTTCTACACTTTCGGTGGTTgatttgagcgttggagggccaacgCCAAGGACTCCTTCCTTGACTCGGCATTGACGTTACTTGTTTTACAGAACGGAACGAGATCTACAGCCAGTCAGCGAATCCACCACATTCCTAGCTTTCCACCTTCccactttcggataggatcattttGGTGCCATCTGTGGGAACATAGTCTGCATCCAAACGAGAAAATGAAGGATGTTGGATGATTCACCACAGTGAAGCTGACACAAGAGGAGCTTGATATGCTGATATAAGCCTGAGCAGCCAAGATAGTGGAGTAGCAACAACAATAGACGCTGGCCGAACGCCAAGCGCAGGAGCCTGCAACATCAGCCGCTGGTCGACTAGCTGAGCACAGTGACCGAGCAGACCGAGTATCCGCTCGGGATAATAGTAAGAAGTCGGCTGGCACATATGGGGAAGCACCCAATGCACCTATCCCCTTCCACCAAGTGCTATTCAAGACCCCTTCGGAGGAATGGGGCCGAGCGAACAAGGATCGGGGGTCTTCTTCAGATGATGCGTCCGTTCGACATGCAAGGAAAGGGAAGGTACCTAGGGAAGATGATTCGCCCGAACGAATCAATCAGCAATTTTCGGAGGGGATTCTGAATGACCCTCTACCAACTTGGACGACCATTTGGCCAAATTCGACAACGTGACCACACTTCAtgagtacaccgatggagtgaagtgttggGTCTTTCTCACCACACTCTCTGGCTCAGCACAACGTTAGCTCAAGAGGTTGCCGGATGGATCAATccatagcttcaaggacttccgagggTGTTCCTACACCACTTCACCAGTAGCTATCGCCATCAGAAGACGAGCGTGAATTTGTTCTCGCTGAAGCAGGGGACCAAGGAAGCGTTGAgggcctacatccagcgcttcaatcaggtggtcaTGGACATCCCAGCGGTCTCCTAAGATGTGCTGGTAAACGCCTTCACCTAGGAGCTCACCGAGAGCAAATTCTTTCGATCGCTCATTTAAAAGCTGTCAAGGGACTTCGACCACCTACAAAAGAAGGTCACtaaatatatcaacgtggaagaagcccaggcagCGAGGAGGAGGGAGACACCCGTCGAGCCCACAGTAGCATTTGGACGATGGCAACTGAGTGGCCATCAACCCCCTAAGATGCCTCGATAGGGAGGAGCCCAACCACACCCTGAGCCCAGGATGCATGCTGTGCAACATGTGGCGGGCGGTCGCCCAAAGGCTATAAAAAGTAAGTATGGACGCCAATGTTTTGTTCCTTCCATCAGTCAATGACACACAACACCCGGGACTGCTATGACTTGACACTGATAGCCAGCAGGTCAACCCCAAGGGGGTATCGCCGTCGATCACCATCTCCTGATCAGAGATACAGGCACCGATCAACAAGGtgaagggaagaagaaaggacaACAGTCGAGTCCCGACACCACCAGCCCCAGCGAAGGAGTAACCAAAGTCTCGCTCGAGCATTCACTGAGCGGGGCAAGCCTTCAGCTCGAGAGGAGGAGAACAAGAGCAATGCCTCTCGAGGAGAAATAGGAATGATCACTGGTGGGTCGATCAGTGGTGATTCTAATCGGGCGAGGAAGTCTCACACTCGGCGACTCGAGATTCATGTCGTGCGCTGCAACAAGGAGAGGGTCGAAAGGCTCAAGATCAGCTTCGGCCCGAGTgacctagagggagtggagatcccttatGATGACGTGCTGATCATTCGAGTGGTAATCGCTAACTACGTTATTCATTGAacctttgttgacacagggagctcggtgaatatcatattcaagaaggcatttgatCAACTATAAATCGATCAAAGTGATTTGTTGCCCATGACGACTCCACTCTACGGATTCATAGGCAATGAAGTGTTTTCAATCGGCCAAGTCCGCCTAGTCGTCTCGCTCGGGGAGGAGCCGTTGAAAAGGACAAGAACCACAAATTCCATTGTGGTGGACGTGTcgtcggcctacaacgtcatacCGAGCCGACTAACACTCAATGAGTTCTGAGAGGTGGCATCCACCTtatgccagaagatcaaattctcggTGGATGACAAGGTGGGCGAAGTCAAAGGTGACCAGTTGGGCACTCGACGATGCTATGTCAAGATGGCCAAATTCAAAGTAAGGGCCGCTCGGAAGAACCCGCTCTTGGAGGTGAACGCTATCACAGAGAGACCTCATAAACTGGACTATGATAAgacggagggggggggggggggggcaaattCACCCAAGCTAGTCGGAGGCAACTACCTTCATCGCTGCCAACCTGGAAAgtgagaagaaggcagagttggttTCCTATCTCAGACAAAATCATGACGTGTTtgcctggtcgacacatgagctcctTGGGATTTCTCCGAGCGTGGCTCAACacaagcttcacgtccgaccggacgctaggTCCGTGAAGTAcaaaaagagggacttcagcgcggagcagaaactaatcatccgggcggagatcAAAAAATTACTGGAGGTCGGACATATCCGGGAAGTCCAATTCCTGAGCTGGCTCACGAATGTTGTGCTGGTCTTCAAGCCAAGTAACAAAtagagggtctgcatcgactttcatgATTTGAATAAGGCATACCCGAAGGATTTCTATTTGCTGCCAAGGATCGATCGTCAGATGGTGGATTCTACGGCGGGCTACGAGCTGATCTACATGCTCGACACTTACCAAGGGTActaccaagtgtcgctcgcccgggaGGATCAGAAGAAGGTCAGCTTTATCACGACTGATGGAACGTATTGCTATAACGTGAtgccattcggattgaagaacgtcggcgccacctaccagaggctgatgaataaagtattctaTTAAggtattgctaatccaagacattgaAAAACCCACTAAAATCtgcttcaggcggagaagcttcttacaacagttaaagctcacaattacaaagctaaactcaaatggAATCGTTTACAAGTATTatatatagattatgagattagggctgtatttatatctctagtcggggtgcctagaagggtttcAGGTGATTGGACGTGAATAGAATTTTATCCTTTTCGTAATTGATCGCACCACGTCAAGTTTCGATAAGGTTTTtggtccgggcacttggacccAGTCTGGGCACCTAGACCAAAGTTAACCTCTGTGTTTTTCGTCCAGGCTCTCACTCCAGCTTTGGTtggttgggtgatttcggtcatccggaataaggctcacccgaacttatTTTTCGGCCTTTTcaagcaaccttctgctccggcttttcgtccctcagaatcgccgcatgcttccttctcgtccgccaacgtactttTTCGCaacgcctcatccctcagacacaccgagcacgtcgactctctcccgtgccgtccttctcgctagctgcatcttcgactttctatgctcctaagctcctgcacacttagaaacaagggttaaaccacaacgagacctaacttgacttggttgatcacatcaaaactattggtgcgggaagtatccgacgatcgaacttatgttttgattatgtcaaagggttcaaagttaaggtgtgttgttttctgatatgttgaatgagctttgcaggaaaagtcctaagtgtacttaggcaaaagtcctagctgcggttaggcaggtggaaaacctagggggcggtaaccctaggtcctagggggtagtaactctaggtggaaagtcttagcgggtcggagcttcggacaaaaaatcctaaggggtggaaaccctaggttaaaatcctggagTCGTGAACCGGGTAAAGTCTGAATgggtcgtggaccggacgtccagcatgaagaccggaagcatcgagcgcagagcaaaagtccagtcagtctagaggaccaaactggcaaaaggtaaaactctcctgagtggagtaggtgagggcgcgttccccgaaaaagggaacagtaagcgcgcgtcaacctagggttttcggtaggaaatccaaagtcagacctggacagttCGAAGACTATCAATTATtgcttttactatattttatgtgtgctaactttgtcttgcagggtatgtgtgtgttttgtgaactaatatgctttgcagggacaaatgagcaaggcaagcctcggatgaacagtgtctgaggcgcctctatggagcttggaggtgcctcgggtacagagtgtgagctggctgcgaagaggagctggaggcaccttggaccagagcttagaggcaccttggagtgaccatggaggcgcctcaagcaggataagcgacgaaggtttCTTCGCTGATCCACGCGGATGACTCgggaggcttggaggtgcctcggaagggcttggaggcgcctccagcagtgtataaaaggagctCTCGAGGCAGCAGTTAATCAAGCTTatcccaagcaatctttctgcaacctgctgctaacgagacgttccgaTAAAGCTTCAACTCGACGCTGACGACccagagcttcagatttagtcttttgttgtcgatataatttttattattaatgcttccaattgtacttagtttgtaacaTTTTTATGAGATATaggtgttgcccaaagtaaacgttcaatgaacgtgggtcttggagtaggagtcgccacagactctgaaccaagtaaataccttggtcctctgtgtgtttgtttattttatttccgctgcatttacttgaACGATTTCCGAATACGAAACGCGTAAAAGTTACGagttctattcaccccccctcaagtacgatcttgatccaacaattggtatcagagtggagtcatttcgatttggtgcaaccaccagtcaagcaaattttttcatggtcttttcaatttttcagagtcgatcggAAATAGTATAATTGCTATATTCCAATTTGTTTTCTCGTTCGAATCGATTTTttgctcgaagctggtgcaataccactcgagttcgtttacTTTTATCATACATCCCGCACTtgtaatccaggatcaagtcctgagaTTTGTTTTTCGTTTTATTGTGTGCTAGATTCTTTAATGGGTCtccaagaaggtttcagcacagtCTACCTGTCACTCTTTTCCGGTGAggactttggatattggaagaaccggatggaataccaccttaagacgcaagtcgagatgtggattattatccagactgatctcgaacttccacgtgacgacactggagaactagtttcatgcatcaactgggataccAGCATAAGGAAGAAGGTTGAAGCCGACACCAAAACAACTTGTATGCTACAATGCGGGTTAACaaaagaagaactaaacagagtcagACAATTCTcaagcgcaaaagagctatgggaaaagctaattgagctgcacgagggcactcc includes these proteins:
- the LOC122051338 gene encoding fructose-bisphosphate aldolase 1, cytoplasmic-like produces the protein MSAYCGKYHDELIANAAYIGTPGKGILAADESTGTIGKRLSSINVENVEENRRALRELLFCTPGALQYISGVILFEETLYQKTASGKPFVEVLKEGGALPGIKVDLGTIELAGTNGETTTQGHDDLGKRCKKYYDAGARFAKWRAVLKIGPNEPSQLSIDANANGLARYAIICQENGLVPIVEPEILSDGSHDIAKCADITERVLAACYKALNDQHVLLEGTLLKPNMVTPGADSAKVKPEVIAEHTVRALQRTVPPAVPAIVFLSGGQSEEEATCNLNAMNKLNGKKPWSLTFSFGRALQQSTLKAWAGKTENIENARAAFLARCKANSEATLGTYKGDAAGGAGVSESLHVKDYKY